In a single window of the Oscarella lobularis chromosome 2, ooOscLobu1.1, whole genome shotgun sequence genome:
- the LOC136200104 gene encoding uncharacterized protein isoform X3: MGEERGVPSLASLCGPIALFRAIRSGDHSEVKRVLGERASVDSRGPLEDTDNFEVTALHLACWLRKEEIAALLIDRKADIESRSESGSTPLFYACKFGLVPIVKKLVEKQCNVQLRNKYRVTALHFGCESGNVEICSILLDNEAVLEAADENEKTPLHWACEWNKLDAVKLLFNRGANIEAKDDWKKTPFLVSCRSGNVEIMNYLVEKGCDMKAENKAALHLACSGGKTEAMDWLLSKGFDYCDIGKWGWTTLHCACEGGHLEISKMLVTEHGLDLEHRTENGMTPFLSAVISGNVELVKWLQEKDCKMSVRNQWGNSALHLALEYSKEEVFFYLIENFFDECNVNVGLGSTAIETSPKRNIFGLESMNNAGETLFLVACKTGLQKIVEFLHEKGCNWRAKDKNGKSGLHLSCENGHTSMAEYLMKERGLDPEETDDMNETSLMKACRGGDVTTAKALLKARKCDLLTKNKDCVTALHFGCKSGNVEICSILLDSEALLEAADKNEKTPLHWACEWNKLDAVKLLINRGANIEAKDDWKRTPFLVSCRSGNVEIMNYLVEKGCNTKAENKAGAGALHLACRGGKTEAMDWLLSKGFNYCDIGKWGWTTLHSACEKGHLEISKMLVTEHGLDLEQRAENGMTPFLSAVRSGNVELVKWLQEKGCKMSVRNQWGNSALHLALNKSKEEVFFYLIENFFDECNVNVGLGSTAIETSPKRNILESMNNDGETLFLVACKTGLQKIVEFLYEKGCNWRAKDNNGKSGLHLSCENGHTSTAEYLMKECGLDPEETDDMNETSLMKACRGGDVTTAKALLKARKCDLLTKNKDCVTALHFGCKSGNVEICSILLDSEALLEAADKNEKTPLHWACKWNKLDAVKLLTNRNRGANIEAKDDWKTTPFLVSCECGNVEIMNYLVEKGCDTKAENKAGAGALHLACSGGKTEAMDWLLSKGFNYCDIGKWGWTTLHMACEGGHLEISKMLVTERGLDLEQRAENGMTPFLSAVRSGNVELVKWLQEKGCKMSVRNQWGNSALHLALNKSKEEVFFYLIENFFDECNVNVGLGSTAIETSPKRNILESMNNDGETLFLVACKTGLQKIVEFLYKKGCNWRAKDNNGKSGLHLSCENGHTSTAEYLMKECGLDPEETDDIMETSLMKACRGGHVITVKTLLQVRKWDLLTKNEAGENALHLACKHRHGAKVAHCLIDFGISVNDEDNSGWTPLMNACRSGLLSIVHLLAKSDVSLNQKTRRDQSLLHLACANGHDGISQFLINRGVITDEEDKNFFTPLAYACQSGLLVVVKRLVKMGCSLKYKKWDNNSLLHLTCSKGGHVHVVKYLVKSGADFNEKNGSGETPLMLASAQGFFSVVTYLSSVGSCDSSFVLMSEKSMSPLHYACKNGHKNVADFLISNIISDDVYLDKPDKDKKTPLVYAYENGMLSVVEQLESRGCSLDVDEALLTSVCQSGSIAIVNRIIERNEKIVRDVWKYFRKACEKNRVDVAIFLLRRFDELLSEDGRDALLVACQNGCLCVINHLVKRGFSLTQKTSNENGLIHVSCKSNHSNVIHYLLDLEVQCDDTNEDAYTPLMIATEKGNLPVVQRLLELGCSLESKSKNGKRLLHLACENRRASVAHLLLDAGAALNDVDKTGESVLRTACRRNLLSVVTRLADSGCSLEEKTKQEETLLHAAGGKDVAEFLTSKVDVMLNALDLNGNTPLTAACRNRKVDVALYLQESGCSTNQRNKFGESPFSWFLECCSNVRHPNLEHIKRFISAGAEISSMSTRSEVNVLHLAARTYDNENFCLFFLNEGADPSGRDKSGKLPYEYASGNARRILREAWVTRQYSKLKELGETKPSKIKVCLIGAAGAGKTTLMNSLRRKQLEEALSSVSEVHVDESSDPSLRTAGIDIIATTIDEAGDVVFCDFAGQPNFHKTHSLFFSESTTIYLLVVNLEEPDEELYSSSLYWLRLTKCSIGSSTNNSVVIIGSRGDKTDGCRVLRRLRTSLKSKFEEFFDFSSEPFILDCRLSTSAGMQNLRKVISELKTKSIEKAPGIFSIIESIQSTLLQRLRDISKQSFPLRALKEAKLLPEFLRVRRGDDNVSHLSYIFLRTRYLTFPFEEEEDDFGDFPSLKEQIKTVHCRQFVLKDFFCLLVDSNVYSGLAKDTLYQFVQFLHGIGEIIEFGDNIILDPPWLCHNVIGPLMSPETFPVCLEAIDDGAVSAERIEKFGNLLSSCRRTKRLSISRSHNRKTSGRILEKDENMIVYVGRRLQCKDETDIIVPGTIPFLQTRSVVRLDPSPQIWKDGMVLEKQIDEMTTVEGLIELQETARAIDVVARGPVDSEAECWGFVKDMLEMVRKVLDDRSPGTIIDHELRLSTSALKKLVERPPAHKPSLIESAISNDSLVSTKAKMEKYADTLRDLLIVPSDHYCLLPRKVKIGLRKCLNLPRGRLNALGEELGLRASDVITCTDSENILRIWNNRRDALVSKLVNCLRKCDLLAAMYVLHCDVPFVQLLNDEALAAKEAFSKVADISEHKVDANREPRHVIDDSKSLPLEDQVVEERHIDCLEKEVFDCVDDLQKFTVHLLGWTSTRAKQYLNDCFGQTIATKFFNVTKKWTDIKGTDATMGKLLEAFEKVEKKGAALKVLSQLK, from the exons TTGGTTTCATGTCGGTCTGGAAATGTTGAAATCATGAACTATTTAGTTGAGAAAGGATGTGACATGAAAGCGGAGAACAAG GCGGCATTACACCTGGCATGTTCGGGAGGTAAGACGGAAGCAATGGATTGGCTTCTGTCTAAAGGATTCGATTATTGTGATATTGGGAAG TGGGGTTGGACAACTCTTCACTGTGCATGTGAAGGAGGTCATTTGGAAATCTCAAAGATGCTTGTGACTGAACACGGTCTAGATTTGGAACATAGAACAGAG AATGGAATGACGCCGTTTTTGAGTGCAGTAATAAGTGGCAATGTTGAACTAGTAAAATGGCTGCAGGAAAAAGATTGCAAGATGTCTGTCAGAAATCAG TGGGGAAATAGCGCTCTTCATTTGGCGCTCGAGTATTCAAAAGAGGAAGTGTTTTTTTACTTGATTGaaaatttcttcgacgaatgTAACGTAAACGTCGGACTCGGATCAACGGCAATA GAAACATCTCCAAAAAGAAACATCTTTGGATTGGAATCAATGAACAAT GCTGGAGAGACCCTATTTCTTGTCGCTTGCAAAACAGGATTGCAAAAAATTGTCGAATTTCTGCACGAAAAAGGCTGTAATTGGCGTGCAAAAGATAAG aacggaaaatcgggtCTTCATCTGAGCTGTGAAAATGGACACACGTCAATGGCGGAGTATCTAATGAAGGAGCGTGGGTTGGATCCCGAAGAAACAGATGAT ATGAATGAAACGTCGTTGATGAAAGCTTGTAGAGGCGGTGACGTGACCACAGCGAAAGCGCTACTTAAAGCGCGAAAATGTGATTTGCTAACGAAAAACAAG GATTGTGTAACCGCTCTTCATTTTGGGTGTAAATCAGGAAATGTTGAGATTTGTTCCATTCTTCTTGACAGCGAAGCATTGCTTGAAGCAGCTGATAAA AATGAGAAAACGCCTTTGCATTGGGCATGCGAGTGGAACAAGTTAGATGCAgtcaaattattaattaatcgtgGTGCTAATATTGAAGCCAAGGATGAT TGGAAAAGAACTCCTTTCTTGGTTTCATGTCGGTCTGGAAATGTTGAAATCATGAACTATTTAGTTGAGAAAGGATGTAACACGAAAGCGGAGAACAAG GCGGGGGCAGGTGCATTACATCTGGCATGTCGGGGAGGTAAGACGGAAGCAATGGATTGGCTTCTCTCTAAAGGATTCAATTATTGTGATATTGGGAAG TGGGGTTGGACAACTCTTCACAGTGCATGTGAAAAAGGTCATTTGGAAATCTCAAAGATGCTTGTAACTGAACACGGTCTAGATTTGGAACAGAGAGCAGAG AATGGAATGACGCCGTTTTTGAGTGCAGTAAGGAGTGGCAATGTTGAACTAGTAAAATGGCTACAGGAAAAAGGTTGCAAGATGTCTGTCAGAAATCAG TGGGGAAATAGCGCTCTTCATTTGGCGCTCAATAAGTCAAAAGAGGAAGTGTTTTTTTACTTGATTGAAAATTTCTTTGACGAATGTAACGTAAACGTCGGACTCGGATCAACGGCAATA GAAACATCTCCAAAAAGAAACAtattagaatcaatgaaCAAT GATGGAGAGACCCTATTTCTTGTCGCTTGCAAAACAGGATTGCAAAAAATTGTCGAATTTCTGTACGAAAAAGGCTGTAATTGGCGTGCAAAAGATAAT aacggaaaatcgggtCTTCATCTGAGCTGTGAAAATGGACACACGTCAACGGCGGAGTATCTAATGAAGGAGTGTGGGTTGGATCCCGAAGAAACAGATGAT ATGAATGAAACGTCGTTGATGAAAGCTTGTAGAGGCGGTGACGTGACCACAGCGAAAGCGCTACTTAAAGCGCGAAAATGTGATTTGCTAACGAAAAACAAG GATTGTGTAACCGCTCTTCATTTTGGCTGTAAATCAGGAAATGTTGAGATTTGTTCCATTCTTCTCGACAGCGAAGCATTGCTTGAAGCAGCTGATAAA AATGAGAAAACGCCTTTGCATTGGGCATGCAAGTGGAACAAGTTAGATGCGGTCAAATTATTAACTAACCGTAACCGTGGTGCTAATATTGAAGCCAAGGATGAT TGGAAAACCACTCCTTTCTTGGTTTCATGTGAGTGTGGAAATGTTGAAATCATGAACTATTTAGTTGAGAAAGGATGTGACACGAAAGCGGAGAACAAG GCGGGGGCAGGTGCATTACACCTGGCATGTTCGGGAGGTAAGACGGAAGCAATGGATTGGCTTCTCTCTAAAGGATTCAATTACTGTGATATTGGGAAG TGGGGTTGGACAACTCTTCACATGGCATGTGAAGGAGGTCATTTGGAAATCTCAAAGATGCTTGTGACTGAACGCGGTCTAGATTTGGAACAGAGAGCAGAG AATGGAATGACGCCGTTTTTGAGTGCAGTAAGGAGTGGCAATGTTGAACTAGTAAAATGGCTACAGGAAAAAGGTTGCAAGATGTCTGTCAGAAATCAG TGGGGAAATAGCGCTCTTCATTTGGCGCTCAATAAGTCAAAAGAGGAAGTGTTTTTTTACTTGATTGAAAATTTCTTTGACGAATGTAACGTAAACGTCGGACTCGGATCAACGGCAATA GAAACATCTCCAAAAAGAAACAtattagaatcaatgaaCAAT GATGGAGAGACCCTATTTCTTGTCGCTTGCAAAACAGGATTGCAAAAAATTGTCGAATTTCTGTACAAAAAAGGCTGTAATTGGCGTGCAAAAGATAAT aacggaaaatcgggtCTTCATCTGAGCTGTGAAAATGGACACACGTCAACGGCGGAGTATCTAATGAAGGAGTGTGGGTTGGATCCCGAAGAAACCGATGAT ATAATGGAAACGTCGTTGATGAAAGCGTGTAGAggtggtcacgtgatcacaGTAAAAACTCTACTTCAAGTGCGAAAGTGGGATTTGCTTACGAAAAACGAG GCTGGAGAGAACGCTCTGCATTTGGCTTGCAAACATCGTCACGGGGCTAAAGTGGCACATTGTCTAATCGATTTTGGAATCAGTGTGAACGATGAGGATAAT AGTGGGTGGACTCCTCTAATGAATGCTTGTCGCAGTGGACTGTTGTCAATAGTCCATTTACTTGCCAAGTCAGATGTGTCTCTGAATCAGAAAACTAGG CGTGATCAAAGTTTACTTCACTTGGCCTGTGCAAATGGACACGACGGCATCTcgcaatttttaattaacagaGGAGTTATTACCGATGAAGAAGATAAGAAC TTTTTTACTCCCCTGGCATATGCGTGCCAGAGTggacttcttgtcgtcgtgAAACGTCTTGTGAAGATGGGGTGTTCTTTGAAATATAAGAAG TGGGATAACAACAGTTTGTTACATTTGACATGCTCTAAAGGTGGACACGTTCACGTCGTAAAATATCTTGTTAAATCTGGCGCTGATtttaatgaaaaaaatggc TCTGGTGAAACTCCTCTAATGTTGGCAAGTGCGCagggatttttttctgtcgtcaCATACCTTTCTTCTGTTGGATCTTGTGattcttcttttgttttaaTGTCAGAG AAAAGTATGAGTCCTTTGCATTATGCTTGCAAAAATGGACATAAAAATGTGGCAGATTTTTTGATTAGTAACATTATTTCGGACGACGTTTACTTGGACAAACCTGATAAA GATAAGAAGACTCCTCTTGTTTACGCTTACGAAAATGGAATGCTATCAGTGGTAGAGCAACTCGAATCAAGAGGATGTTCTCTAGATGTG GATGAGGCTTTGTTGACGTCAGTCTGTCAAAGCGGCTCGATTGCAATTGTTAATCGTATTATTGAACGTAATGAAAAGATTGTTCGG GATGTTTGGAAATATTTTAGGAAAGCATGTGAAAAAAATCGGGTTGATGTAGCAATCTTTCTGCTGAGAAGATTTGATGAGTTACTTTCCGAG GATGGAAGAGACGCTTTATTAGTCGCATGTCAAAACGGTTGTCTTTGCGTGATTAATCATCTTGTCAAACGCGGTTTTTCTCTCACTCAAAAAACTAGT aatGAAAACGGCTTGATACACGTTTCCTGTAAATCAAATCATTCAAACGTAATTCATTATTTACTCGATTTGGAAGTGCAGTGCGATGACACGAACGAG GACGCGTATACTCCATTGATGATTGCGACCGAAAAGGGTAATCTTCCAGTTGTTCAAAGACTGTTGGAGCTTGGTTGTTCACTTGAAAGCAAATCAAAG AATGGCAAACGTTTGTTGCATTTGGCttgcgaaaatcgtcgcgcaAGTGTTGCCCACCTGCTTCTAGATGCCGGAGCAGCCCTCAATGACGTAGACAAA ACTGGTGAAAGTGTTTTGAGGACGGCTTGTAGACGAAATTTGCTGTCCGTTGTTACTCGTCTTGCTGATAGCGGATGttctcttgaagaaaaaacaaaa CAAGAAGAGACTCTACTGCATGCAGCAGGTGGCAAGGATGTAGCTGAGTTCCTCACTAGCAAAGTTGACGTTATGTTGAACGCATTGGATTTG AATGGGAATACTCCGTTGACGGCAGCATGTCGAAATCGTAAAGTAGACGTTGCTCTCTATCTGCAAGAAAGTGGCTGTTCAACTAATCAGAGAAACAAG TTTGGCGAGTCGCCATTCTCTTGGTTCTTGGAATGCTGTTCGAATGTCCGCCACCCCAATCTCGAACATATAAAGCGATTTATTTCAGCTGGTGCTGAGATATCCTCTATGTCGACA cgttCAGAAGTCAATGTACTACATCTGGCAGCACGGACGTATGATAATGAaaatttttgccttttttttctgaacgAAGGCGCCGATCCTAGTGGTCGCGATAAG AGTGGAAAACTTCCGTACGAATATGCAAGTGGAAATGCGAGAAGGATTTTGAGAGAGGCTTGG GTAACACGCCAATATTCGAAATTGAAAGAGTTGGGCGAGACTAAGCCTTCGAAGATCAAAGTTTGTCTAATAGGCGCGGCCGGCGCTGGGAAGACGACCCTTATGAATTCGTTGCGCCGAAAACAGTTGGAAGAAGCGCTGTCGTCGGTCAGCGAAGTGCACGTTGACGAATCGTCCGATCCAAGTCTAAGGACGGCTGGCATTGACATTATTGCGacaacgatcgacgaagcaGGCGATGTGGTGTTTTGCGATTTCGCCGGTCAACCGAACTTTCATAAAACGCACAGTCTGTTCTTCTCGGAATCGACTACAATctatcttctcgtcgtcaatctGGAGGAGCCTGACGAAGAACtgtactcgtcgtcgttgtatTGGCTGAGATTGACAAAGTGCAGCATCGGATCGTCTACGAATAACAGCGTTGTCATAATCGGTAGCAGAGGCGACAAAACGGATGGGTGTAGGGTATTGAGACGGCTTCGAACGTCACTGAAGTCGAAATTCGAAGAGTTTTTTGACTTCTCTTCGGAACCGTTTATTTTAGACTGTCGTCTTTCTACATCAGCGGGAATGCAAAATTTACGCAAAGTCATTTCGGagctgaaaacgaagagcatCGAA AAAGCTCCCGGTATTTTCAGTATTATAGAGTCAATACAGTCAACATTGTTACAACGACTGAGGGATATCAGTAAACAGTCTTTTCCTTTGAGAGCTCTAAAAGAAGCAAAACTTCTTCCAGAGTTCCTTAG GGTGAGACGAGGCGACGATAACGTTTCACATTTGTCGTACATTTTCCTGAGAACGCGATATTTAACGTTTccgtttgaagaagaagaagacgatttcggTGACTTTCCGTCATTGAAGGAACAG ATAAAGACTGTTCATTGTCGTCAATTTGTTTTAAAGGACTTTTTTTGTCTCCTCGTTGACTCAAACGTTTACAGCGGTTTAGCGAAAGACACACTTTATCAATttgttcaatttcttcatGGAATTGGAGAG ATTATTGAATTTGGTGACAATATAATTCTGGATCCGCCGTGGCTTTGTCACAATGTAATCGGTCCTCTCATGTCACCGGAAACGTTTCCTGTTTGTTTGGAAGCAATTGACGACGGAGCAGTGAGTGCGGAGAGAATTGAGAAG TTTGGAAATTTGCTATCCAGTTGCAGACGAACAAAACGTCTATCGATTTCCCGCTCTCATAACAGAAAGACGTCGGGACGAATTttggaaaaagacgaaaacatGATCGTGTACGTGGGCCGTCGTCTCCAGTGCAAGGACGAGACAGATATCATCGTTCCCGGAACGATTCCATTTCTGCAGACACGATCGGTCGTTCGTCTCGATCCGTCGCCTCAGATCTGGAAAGACGGCATGGTATTGGagaagcaaatcgacgaaatgacaACAGTCGAAGGACTTATTGAACTACAGGAGACAGCAAGGGCGATTGACGTGGTCGCTCGTGGTCCAGTCGATTCTGAAGCCGAATGCTGGGGCTTCGTCAAGGACATGCTGGAAATGGTTCGTAAAGTATTGGACGATAGAAGTCCGGGCACGATCATCGACCACGAATTGCGTTTGAGTACGTCGGCGCTAAAGAAGTTAGTTGAGCGCCCACCAGCGCACAAACCGTCACTGATTGAAAGCGCCATATCAAACGACTCGCTAGTCAGTACGAAAGCAAAGATGGAGAAATACGCAGACACGCTTCGAGACTTGTTGATAGTTCCATCAGATCACTACTGCCTACTTCCAAGAAAGGTTAAAATTGGTCTCCGGAAATGTCTGAATCTTCCAAGGGGAAGGCTTAATGCACTAGGCGAAGAATTGGGGCTAAGGGCGTCAGACGTGATTACTTGTACGGACTCGGAGAACATTCTCCGCATATGGAACAACCGCCGAGACGCATTGGTGTCAAAACTGGTAAATTGCTTGCGTAAGTGTGACTTGCTTGCTGCAATGTATGTACTCCACTGTGACGTTCCGTTCGTTCAGCTTCTGAATGATGAG GCTTTAGCAGCGAAAGAGGCTTTTTCTAAAGTAGCCGATATTTCAGAGCACAAAGTTGATGCGAATAGAGAACCTCGGCACGTGATAG ATGACTCAAAGTCGCTGCCTCTGGAAGACCAAGTGGTTGAAGAGAGGCATATCGATTGTCTTGAAAAGGAAGTCTTTGACTGCGTGGACGATTTGCAAAAATTCACAGTGCATCTTCTTGGCTGGACTTCGACAAGAGCAAAACAATATCTGAACGATTGCTTTGGTCAAACAATCGCTACGAAGTTCTTTAACGTAACTAAGAAATGGACAGACATCAAAGGAACCGATGCAACAATGGGAAAACTTCTTGAAGCGtttgaaaaagtcgaaaagaaaggagcAGCTCTAAAGGTGCTATCCCAactaaaataa